A stretch of Usitatibacter palustris DNA encodes these proteins:
- the xdhB gene encoding xanthine dehydrogenase molybdopterin binding subunit codes for MSVGERLPHESAHLHVSGAAPYADDIPLPPNTLHGAFGLSTVAHGRIASMDLAAAAASAGVHAVLTANDIPGANNCAPVIHDDPILADGLVQYAGQTMFLVLADSHEAARKAARKGEVRYEKLPAIFDIREALAAGSFVAPTRTLIRGEPIEHLASAPQRLQGTMTLGGQDHFYLEGQVAFALPQEDGGMLVVSSTQHPSEVQHLVAHALGLKSHDVTVQCRRMGGGFGGKETQAALIACAAAVAAWRTKRPVKLRLDRDDDMVVTGKRHEFLADYDVGFDADGRIIALDVMMASRCGYSLDLSTAVNDRAVCHVDNAYYLEHVRIVSHRCKTNTVSNTAFRGFGGPQGMMVIESVIDEVARTLGRDPLDVRRVNFYGDGERNTTPYGMTIEDNVMPRIATELEASSAYRERREAVARHNRANTVTKRGLAFTPVKFGISFNATLFNQAGALVHVYTDGSVLVNHGGTEMGQGLYTKVLQVVAEAFGLPRDRVRPSTTDTSKVPNTSATAASAASDLNGKAAQAAALAIRTRMAEVAAKELGVEVGAIRFADGAVHGGTRSLDFAAVARRCHEQRVSLSSSGFYRTPKIHWDRDKFTGRPFFYFAYGAAVSEVEVDTRTGENRLVRVDILHDVGRSLNPAIDLGQIEGGFLQGMGWLTTEELCWNAEGHITTHAPSTYKIPTAREWPAEANVRLLDNSNVEDSIHRSKAVGEPPLMLGMSVFFALRDAVAACGSGRESPRLRAPATPEALLDALDSLGAA; via the coding sequence GTGAGCGTCGGCGAACGCCTGCCGCACGAAAGCGCGCACCTGCACGTGAGTGGCGCCGCGCCGTACGCCGACGACATCCCGCTGCCGCCGAACACGTTGCATGGCGCGTTCGGCCTCTCGACCGTCGCGCATGGACGCATCGCCTCGATGGACCTCGCGGCTGCGGCCGCATCTGCGGGCGTGCACGCGGTGCTCACCGCGAACGACATTCCCGGTGCGAACAACTGCGCGCCGGTGATCCACGACGATCCGATCCTCGCCGACGGCCTGGTGCAGTACGCCGGGCAGACGATGTTCCTCGTGCTGGCCGATTCGCACGAGGCCGCGCGCAAGGCCGCTCGCAAAGGCGAAGTCCGCTACGAGAAATTGCCCGCGATCTTCGACATTCGCGAGGCACTCGCCGCCGGCAGCTTCGTGGCACCCACGCGAACGCTCATCCGCGGTGAGCCAATCGAGCACCTCGCATCCGCGCCGCAACGACTGCAAGGAACCATGACGCTGGGCGGCCAGGATCACTTCTATCTCGAAGGACAGGTCGCCTTCGCGTTGCCGCAGGAGGATGGCGGCATGCTCGTGGTGAGCTCGACGCAGCATCCGAGCGAAGTGCAGCACCTCGTCGCACACGCGCTGGGCCTGAAATCGCACGACGTGACCGTGCAGTGCCGGCGCATGGGCGGCGGCTTCGGCGGCAAGGAGACCCAGGCCGCGTTGATCGCGTGCGCCGCTGCGGTGGCGGCGTGGCGCACGAAGCGCCCGGTGAAGCTCCGCCTCGATCGCGACGACGACATGGTCGTCACCGGCAAGCGCCACGAGTTCCTCGCCGACTACGACGTGGGCTTCGATGCCGACGGCCGGATCATTGCGCTCGACGTGATGATGGCCTCGCGCTGCGGCTACTCGCTGGACCTTTCGACGGCCGTGAACGACCGCGCGGTCTGCCACGTGGACAACGCCTACTACCTCGAGCACGTGCGCATCGTCTCGCACCGCTGCAAGACGAACACGGTCTCCAACACCGCCTTCCGCGGCTTCGGCGGTCCGCAGGGGATGATGGTCATCGAAAGCGTGATCGACGAGGTCGCGCGCACGCTCGGTCGCGATCCGCTCGACGTGCGCCGCGTGAATTTCTATGGCGACGGCGAGCGCAACACGACGCCCTACGGCATGACCATCGAAGATAACGTCATGCCGCGCATCGCCACGGAACTGGAGGCGAGCAGCGCGTACCGCGAGCGGCGCGAGGCCGTCGCCCGCCACAACCGCGCCAACACGGTGACGAAGCGCGGGCTCGCGTTCACGCCGGTGAAATTCGGGATCTCCTTCAATGCCACGCTCTTCAACCAGGCCGGAGCGTTGGTGCACGTCTACACCGACGGCTCCGTTCTGGTGAACCACGGCGGCACCGAGATGGGCCAGGGCCTGTACACGAAGGTCCTGCAGGTCGTCGCCGAGGCGTTCGGACTGCCGCGGGACCGCGTGCGCCCGAGCACCACCGACACGAGCAAGGTACCCAACACCTCGGCCACTGCGGCTTCCGCGGCGAGCGACCTCAACGGGAAGGCCGCGCAAGCCGCCGCGCTCGCGATCCGCACTCGCATGGCGGAGGTGGCGGCGAAGGAACTGGGCGTGGAGGTGGGTGCGATCCGTTTCGCCGATGGGGCCGTGCACGGCGGGACACGATCACTCGATTTCGCCGCGGTGGCGCGCAGGTGCCACGAGCAGCGCGTGTCGCTCTCCTCCAGCGGCTTCTACCGCACGCCCAAGATCCACTGGGACCGCGACAAGTTCACCGGGCGTCCCTTCTTCTATTTCGCGTACGGCGCGGCGGTTTCCGAAGTGGAAGTCGACACCCGCACCGGCGAGAACCGCCTGGTCCGCGTGGACATCCTGCACGACGTCGGCCGCTCGCTGAACCCGGCCATCGACCTCGGGCAGATCGAAGGCGGTTTCCTTCAGGGCATGGGCTGGCTCACCACGGAAGAACTGTGCTGGAACGCCGAGGGCCATATCACCACGCACGCGCCATCGACCTACAAGATTCCCACGGCGCGCGAATGGCCGGCCGAGGCGAATGTGCGCCTGCTCGACAACAGCAACGTCGAGGATTCGATCCACCGTTCGAAAGCCGTGGGCGAGCCGCCGTTGATGCTCGGGATGTCGGTGTTCTTCGCGCTGCGCGACGCCGTCGCCGCTTGCGGTTCGGGCCGCGAGTCCCCGCGCCTGCGTGCGCCGGCCACGCCCGAAGCGCTGCTCGACGCACTCGATTCATTGGGGGCGGCATGA
- the xdhC gene encoding xanthine dehydrogenase accessory protein XdhC, producing MRDWLQALHDALDRDHGPVVRVTVATVRGSAPREAGAAMLVMTHGEAGSIGGGHLELVATRTAHDLLAAAPGAARLDRFPLGAALGQCCGGIVELWFQRYDGDDLAAIRQLIAARTAGAEVLATPMTANAGASRSLPRSQAQHEGVELHERAQVVAGSGGDTLYERLDVEETQLWLFGAGHVGRALVNVLAPLPFRITWVDSREGQWPEALPDSVRSLHAIEPADEVTDMPADAWALVMTHSHDEDLAICEALLRDGRFAWAGVIGSQPKTTRFRQRLAQRGFAPEAVARLTMPIGIGGIASKEPAAIAVAVAAQLLQLRDARAAAEDLPIRKASRS from the coding sequence ATGAGGGACTGGCTGCAGGCCCTGCACGATGCACTCGATCGCGATCATGGGCCCGTCGTGCGCGTCACGGTGGCCACGGTGCGCGGTTCGGCGCCGCGCGAGGCCGGCGCCGCGATGCTCGTGATGACGCACGGCGAAGCGGGCAGCATCGGCGGGGGCCATCTCGAGCTGGTCGCCACGCGCACCGCGCACGACCTGCTTGCCGCCGCGCCCGGTGCCGCCCGCCTCGACCGCTTCCCGCTCGGCGCCGCGCTCGGGCAATGTTGCGGCGGCATCGTCGAGCTCTGGTTCCAACGCTACGACGGGGACGATCTCGCAGCGATCCGGCAATTGATCGCGGCTCGCACCGCCGGGGCCGAAGTCCTTGCGACGCCGATGACGGCGAACGCCGGCGCCTCGCGCAGCCTCCCGCGCTCGCAAGCGCAGCACGAAGGCGTCGAGCTTCACGAACGCGCTCAAGTCGTCGCGGGCTCCGGCGGCGACACGCTCTACGAACGCCTCGACGTCGAGGAAACGCAACTGTGGCTCTTCGGTGCAGGCCACGTCGGGCGCGCGCTGGTGAATGTCCTGGCACCGCTGCCGTTTCGCATCACGTGGGTCGATAGCCGCGAGGGACAGTGGCCCGAGGCCCTGCCCGATTCGGTCCGCAGCCTGCACGCGATCGAACCCGCGGATGAAGTGACCGACATGCCGGCAGATGCGTGGGCACTCGTCATGACCCACAGCCACGACGAAGACCTCGCGATTTGCGAGGCGCTCCTGCGAGACGGCCGTTTCGCCTGGGCCGGCGTGATCGGCTCGCAGCCCAAGACCACGCGCTTCCGCCAGCGCCTCGCGCAACGCGGCTTCGCGCCCGAGGCCGTCGCGCGCCTCACGATGCCCATCGGCATCGGCGGCATCGCAAGCAAGGAACCGGCGGCCATCGCCGTGGCCGTGGCGGCCCAGCTGCTGCAGTTGCGCGATGCGCGCGCCGCAGCGGAGGATCTTCCGATTCGCAAGGCATCCCGATCGTGA
- a CDS encoding urate hydroxylase PuuD — protein sequence MTAQYIWEWLNLLGRSLHVIAGIAWIGASFYFIWLDNHLQAPADPAASDRGVGGELWAVHGGGFYHSQKYRGAPPALPARLHWFKWEAYTTLLSGLFLLAVVYYAQAATMLVDPALNSFGPAGAIAASLAWIIGGFVVYEGLCRSPLARNDRALALVLAVLTAAAAFGLCQVFPGRAAFLHFGAMLGTIMVLNVFVVIIPGQKALVTAAAAGQPVDPKYGQHGKQRSVHNTYFTLPAVFAMISNHYAWIFGAPNNWIWLIVISVAGALIRVWFVMRHKGTPSPWPLVGAALLLAVTAYGLRPQASGASTITTARAQAIVAERCVSCHATSPSFAGLTAAPKGVVLETPAQLAAQAVNARAQLASRAMPPGNLTGLTDAERSELIAWIDAGARDGR from the coding sequence GTGACGGCGCAATACATCTGGGAGTGGCTGAACCTCCTCGGCCGCAGCCTGCACGTGATCGCGGGCATCGCGTGGATCGGCGCGTCGTTCTACTTCATCTGGCTCGACAACCACCTGCAGGCGCCGGCCGATCCCGCGGCTTCGGACCGCGGCGTGGGCGGCGAGCTCTGGGCCGTGCACGGCGGCGGCTTCTATCACTCGCAGAAATATCGCGGGGCCCCGCCCGCCCTTCCCGCGCGGCTGCATTGGTTCAAGTGGGAGGCGTACACCACGCTGCTCTCCGGGCTCTTCCTGCTCGCGGTCGTCTACTACGCGCAGGCCGCGACGATGCTGGTCGATCCCGCGCTGAATTCATTCGGTCCCGCGGGCGCGATCGCCGCGAGCCTCGCGTGGATCATCGGCGGCTTTGTCGTCTACGAGGGCCTGTGCCGCTCGCCGTTGGCCCGCAACGACCGCGCGTTGGCCCTCGTGCTCGCCGTGCTCACCGCGGCCGCCGCCTTCGGCCTGTGCCAGGTCTTTCCCGGACGCGCGGCGTTCCTGCATTTCGGCGCGATGCTCGGGACGATCATGGTGCTCAACGTCTTCGTCGTGATCATCCCGGGGCAGAAGGCGCTGGTCACGGCCGCGGCGGCCGGGCAACCCGTCGATCCCAAGTACGGGCAGCACGGCAAGCAGCGCTCGGTGCACAACACGTACTTCACGCTGCCCGCGGTGTTCGCGATGATCAGCAACCACTACGCGTGGATCTTCGGCGCGCCGAACAACTGGATCTGGCTCATCGTGATCTCGGTGGCGGGCGCGTTGATCCGCGTGTGGTTCGTGATGCGGCACAAAGGCACACCGTCGCCGTGGCCGCTCGTCGGAGCCGCACTCCTGCTCGCCGTGACCGCGTACGGCCTGCGTCCCCAGGCGTCGGGCGCTTCGACCATAACCACCGCGCGAGCGCAGGCGATCGTGGCCGAGCGCTGCGTGTCCTGCCACGCGACCTCGCCGAGCTTCGCGGGCCTCACGGCCGCGCCCAAGGGCGTGGTGCTGGAAACGCCCGCGCAACTCGCCGCGCAAGCCGTCAACGCGCGCGCGCAACTCGCGAGCCGCGCGATGCCGCCGGGCAATCTCACGGGCCTCACCGACGCGGAACGCTCCGAACTCATCGCCTGGATCGACGCAGGAGCGCGCGATGGCCGCTGA
- the guaD gene encoding guanine deaminase, whose protein sequence is MAAELTAFRGTILYFRDDPGVASPADSHVHIEDGLLVIENGHVARVGPAEPLLAALPKGTPVTDHRGMLLMPGFIDAHVHYAQTDVIASGGGTLLNWLEQHIFPEEARFAEHAHASEVADFFLDELLRHGTTTALVFGSVHRTSADAFFEAAARRGMRLGAGQVMMDRHCPEALRDTAESSHRDARELIERWDGNGRLHYAITPRFAVTSSDEQLRLAGELARAHPNAFIHSHVAENTDEVAWVAKLFPGARSYLDVYERFGLLRERAIYAHCIHLDAADRRRMAETGAAAAFCPTSNLFLGSGLFDIEATDAAGMRFALATDVGGGTSFSLLQTMQDAYKVAQQKGQTLTALRAFYLATLGGARALRLDDRIGSFEPGREADFIVLDPAATPLMERRMRSARTLEERLFAWMILGDERSVRQAYVMGKLASTSASAAARSA, encoded by the coding sequence ATGGCCGCTGAGCTCACCGCCTTCCGCGGCACGATCCTGTACTTCCGGGACGATCCCGGTGTCGCATCGCCCGCCGACAGCCATGTGCATATCGAGGACGGACTGCTCGTCATCGAGAATGGCCACGTGGCTCGCGTCGGCCCGGCCGAGCCCCTCCTAGCCGCGCTGCCCAAGGGCACGCCGGTGACGGACCACCGCGGCATGCTGCTGATGCCCGGCTTCATCGACGCGCATGTTCATTACGCGCAGACCGACGTCATCGCGAGCGGCGGCGGCACGCTGCTCAACTGGCTGGAGCAACACATCTTCCCCGAGGAGGCGCGCTTCGCCGAGCACGCGCACGCCTCCGAGGTGGCCGACTTCTTCCTCGACGAGTTGCTGCGCCACGGAACCACCACGGCACTCGTGTTTGGGAGCGTGCACCGCACCTCGGCCGACGCTTTCTTCGAGGCCGCAGCGCGGCGCGGCATGCGGCTGGGTGCGGGCCAGGTGATGATGGATCGCCATTGCCCCGAGGCCCTGCGGGACACCGCGGAGTCCTCCCACCGCGATGCCCGCGAGCTGATCGAGCGCTGGGACGGCAACGGACGGCTGCACTACGCGATCACGCCGCGCTTCGCGGTCACCTCGAGCGACGAGCAATTGCGCCTGGCCGGCGAATTGGCGCGCGCCCATCCGAACGCCTTCATCCACTCGCACGTCGCCGAGAACACCGACGAGGTCGCCTGGGTGGCCAAGCTCTTCCCCGGCGCCCGCAGCTATCTCGACGTGTACGAGCGCTTCGGCCTGCTGCGCGAGCGCGCCATCTACGCCCACTGCATCCATCTCGACGCGGCCGATCGCCGGCGCATGGCCGAGACCGGTGCGGCCGCCGCGTTCTGCCCGACCTCCAACCTGTTCCTGGGAAGCGGCCTCTTCGACATCGAAGCGACGGATGCGGCCGGCATGCGTTTCGCGCTCGCCACCGACGTGGGCGGCGGCACCAGCTTCAGCCTGCTGCAGACGATGCAGGACGCCTACAAGGTGGCGCAGCAGAAGGGCCAGACGCTGACGGCGCTGCGGGCGTTCTATCTCGCGACCCTGGGCGGGGCGCGGGCGCTGCGGCTGGACGATCGCATCGGCAGCTTCGAGCCCGGGCGCGAGGCGGATTTCATCGTGCTCGATCCGGCCGCCACACCCCTGATGGAGCGGCGCATGCGCTCGGCGCGCACGCTCGAGGAGCGCCTCTTCGCCTGGATGATCCTCGGCGACGAGCGTTCGGTGCGGCAGGCCTACGTGATGGGGAAGTTGGCTTCGACTTCGGCCAGCGCCGCGGCGCGATCGGCCTGA
- the add gene encoding adenosine deaminase, protein MSGDKKTSRLPVWPALPKVLLHEHLDGGLRPSTLLELCAARGVPVPETDAGKLALWMHANADSGSLERYLKGFAITVAAMASEAACERVAFEAAEDVRADGCVLAEFRMAPLLLEPFGLSGEAVVEAVLAGLARSRFRCGLIVCGMRTDNPADTIRSARLAVKYRDRGVVGFDLAGAEKYYPPGDHAESMRIAREAGVSLTCHAGESDGGERVLEAASLGATRIGHGIRIVRGSTPDETRAWVEKALELDLHFEVCPSSNVHTGAAESLEKHPIREMVAAGLSVSCNTDNRLMSHVTLSGEMEALHTRTGFSMAQLKDLVRSGVKRSFLPQADRAAALAEVEANFPIT, encoded by the coding sequence ATGTCCGGTGACAAAAAAACTTCCCGGCTGCCTGTGTGGCCGGCGCTGCCCAAGGTTCTCCTACACGAGCACCTCGACGGCGGGCTGCGGCCCTCCACCCTGCTGGAGCTTTGCGCCGCGCGCGGCGTGCCCGTGCCGGAAACCGACGCCGGCAAGCTCGCCCTCTGGATGCATGCCAACGCCGATTCCGGCAGCCTCGAGCGCTACCTCAAGGGCTTCGCCATCACCGTTGCCGCCATGGCAAGCGAGGCCGCCTGCGAGCGGGTCGCCTTCGAGGCCGCCGAGGATGTCCGGGCCGACGGCTGCGTCCTGGCTGAATTCCGCATGGCCCCGTTGCTGCTCGAACCCTTTGGTTTATCAGGGGAAGCGGTCGTCGAGGCCGTGCTCGCGGGCCTCGCCCGCAGCCGGTTCCGCTGCGGGCTCATCGTCTGCGGCATGCGCACCGACAACCCCGCCGACACCATCCGCAGCGCCCGGCTCGCCGTGAAGTACCGCGACCGCGGCGTGGTCGGCTTCGATCTCGCCGGTGCCGAGAAGTACTACCCCCCGGGCGACCACGCCGAGTCCATGCGCATCGCGCGCGAAGCCGGCGTGAGCCTCACCTGCCACGCCGGGGAATCGGACGGCGGCGAGCGCGTGCTGGAGGCCGCATCCCTGGGGGCGACGCGCATCGGCCACGGCATCCGCATCGTGCGGGGCAGCACGCCGGATGAAACCCGGGCCTGGGTGGAGAAGGCGCTGGAGCTCGACCTGCATTTCGAGGTGTGCCCCAGCAGCAACGTGCACACCGGCGCCGCGGAGTCCCTGGAAAAGCATCCCATCCGCGAGATGGTCGCCGCCGGACTGTCGGTTTCCTGCAACACGGACAATCGCCTCATGTCGCACGTGACGCTCTCCGGGGAAATGGAGGCGCTGCACACGCGCACCGGCTTCTCGATGGCGCAACTGAAGGACCTCGTGCGCTCCGGGGTGAAGCGTTCCTTCCTGCCTCAGGCCGATCGCGCCGCGGCGCTGGCCGAAGTCGAAGCCAACTTCCCCATCACGTAG
- a CDS encoding BMP family lipoprotein: protein MRHLVRLGLAALVTASSLAWADPAIVYDMGGKFDKSFNEAAYRGLQKWKKDTGKPVLEFEIANETQREQALRRLAERGANPIIAVGFSQAGAVEKVAKEFPKVGFTIIDMVVKHPNVQSVLFKEHEGSFLVGVIAALTSKTGKVGFIGGMDIPLIRKFQCGYEQGVKYANPKAEIFVNMVGTTGAAWSDPARGGELARSHFARGADVIFAAAGGTGLGIYQAAKDAKKFAIGVDSNQNYLQPGTMLTSMVKRVEVSVYDALQAHKPGLQILGLKEDGVDYALDQYNEKVIAPEVKKKADEAKADIIAGKIKVADFMADPTCKY from the coding sequence ATGAGACACCTTGTCCGCCTGGGCCTGGCCGCCCTGGTCACCGCCAGTTCGCTCGCCTGGGCCGATCCCGCGATCGTCTACGACATGGGCGGCAAGTTCGACAAGTCCTTCAACGAGGCGGCCTACCGCGGGCTGCAGAAGTGGAAGAAGGACACCGGCAAGCCGGTGCTCGAATTCGAGATCGCCAACGAGACCCAGCGCGAGCAGGCCCTGCGCCGGCTGGCCGAGCGCGGCGCCAACCCGATCATCGCCGTCGGCTTCAGCCAGGCGGGCGCGGTGGAAAAGGTCGCGAAGGAATTCCCCAAGGTCGGCTTCACCATCATCGACATGGTCGTGAAGCACCCCAACGTGCAGTCGGTGCTCTTCAAGGAACACGAGGGCAGCTTCCTCGTGGGCGTGATCGCCGCCCTCACCAGCAAGACCGGCAAGGTGGGCTTCATCGGCGGCATGGACATCCCGCTGATCCGCAAATTCCAGTGCGGCTACGAGCAGGGCGTGAAGTACGCCAACCCCAAGGCCGAGATCTTCGTGAACATGGTGGGCACCACCGGGGCCGCGTGGTCGGATCCGGCGCGCGGCGGCGAGCTCGCCCGCTCCCACTTCGCCCGTGGCGCGGACGTGATCTTCGCCGCGGCCGGCGGCACGGGCCTCGGTATCTACCAGGCCGCGAAGGACGCGAAGAAATTCGCGATCGGCGTGGACAGCAACCAGAACTACCTCCAGCCCGGCACGATGCTCACTTCGATGGTGAAGCGCGTCGAGGTTTCCGTGTACGACGCGCTGCAGGCGCACAAGCCGGGCCTCCAGATCCTGGGCCTCAAGGAAGACGGCGTCGACTACGCGCTCGACCAGTACAACGAGAAGGTCATCGCGCCGGAGGTGAAGAAGAAGGCCGACGAGGCCAAGGCCGACATCATCGCCGGCAAGATCAAGGTCGCCGACTTCATGGCCGACCCGACCTGCAAGTACTGA
- a CDS encoding LacI family DNA-binding transcriptional regulator: protein MSTIKQVAARAGVSFTTVSHVVNRTRPVSDAARTRVERAIADLGYFPSAVARALKTSQTRILGVIVPNIINPFFSELVRGIEDACERNNYSVFLCNGDDDRDRQGRSFDTLLGRRVDGVILATPAGPATTLARRIAATKLPTAIVDRPVPNARVDHIAIDHAAGARLAMEHLLELGHRRIAHISGPSAFEVSRARAAGWRLALQGAGVEPRADWLLEGDFLAPSGHEMARKLLAQGEITAIFASNDMLAFGALRAAAEAGWAVPRALSVVGFDGIEMGAFTSPALTTVGVPIRNMGETAAMVLIDRLAGRTKRAGETVVAPRLIVRESTGPARGA from the coding sequence ATGAGCACGATCAAGCAAGTGGCCGCGCGAGCGGGCGTCTCGTTCACCACCGTCTCGCACGTGGTGAACCGGACGCGGCCGGTGAGCGATGCGGCGCGCACGCGCGTCGAGCGCGCGATCGCCGATCTCGGCTACTTCCCCAGCGCCGTGGCGCGCGCGCTGAAGACTTCGCAGACGCGAATCCTCGGCGTCATCGTGCCCAACATCATCAACCCGTTCTTCTCGGAGCTCGTGCGCGGCATCGAGGATGCATGCGAGCGCAACAACTACTCGGTGTTCCTGTGCAACGGCGACGACGACCGCGACCGCCAGGGCCGCTCGTTCGACACGTTGCTCGGCCGCCGCGTCGACGGGGTCATTCTCGCGACACCCGCGGGACCCGCCACGACGCTCGCGCGGCGCATCGCCGCCACCAAGCTGCCCACCGCCATCGTCGACCGGCCGGTGCCCAACGCGCGCGTCGACCACATCGCGATCGACCACGCCGCGGGCGCGCGCCTGGCGATGGAGCACCTGCTCGAGCTCGGGCACCGTCGCATCGCCCACATCTCCGGCCCCTCCGCATTCGAGGTGAGCCGCGCGCGCGCCGCCGGGTGGCGCCTCGCGCTGCAGGGCGCGGGCGTCGAGCCCCGAGCAGACTGGCTGCTGGAAGGCGACTTCCTCGCGCCGTCGGGTCACGAGATGGCCCGCAAGCTCCTGGCGCAAGGCGAGATCACCGCCATCTTCGCCTCCAACGACATGCTCGCCTTCGGCGCCCTGCGCGCCGCGGCCGAAGCAGGTTGGGCCGTGCCGCGCGCGCTCTCGGTGGTCGGCTTCGATGGAATCGAAATGGGCGCCTTCACCTCGCCCGCACTCACCACCGTCGGGGTTCCCATCCGCAACATGGGCGAGACCGCGGCCATGGTCCTCATCGACCGCCTTGCGGGCCGCACCAAGCGGGCCGGCGAGACGGTCGTCGCCCCGCGCCTCATCGTTCGCGAATCCACCGGCCCGGCGCGCGGCGCATGA
- a CDS encoding ABC transporter ATP-binding protein produces the protein MNDHAAHPTPAPPLAVRMAGIRKRFGPVLANDDVTLEVASGTVHALVGENGAGKSTLMSLLYGLHSPDAGTIEVFGKPAQLRSTHDAIAMGLGMVHQHFMLVDSLTALENVMLGAEPHALLARAERMVRPRLQTLMESTGLRVDLDARVGDLPVGDRQRLEILKVLFRGAKVLILDEPTAVLTPQEAQHLFGVLSALRSQGTTIILITHKLDEVMRLADRVTVMRGGRVVHECSIGDTSPAQLAESMVGRKVNIGRPVAQGAVPGEVVLEASGLKVVDAMGVTRLHGLDLALRAGQIVGVAGVSGNGQSELLEVLSGLRVPQAGSVRLAGETFAPTRWLTPRTARRLHLAHVPEDRHARAMVLDFAAWESGILGYEGLLCYSGGGFLRRRRMREDTRAMMERFDVRPRAPELASGNFSGGNQQKLVLARELGQAPRVLIVGQPTRGVDIGAIEFIHGQLRQMREAGCAILLVSSELDEILALADRVVVMNSGRITGERAVEACTEAELGLLMAHTEAPKAEALA, from the coding sequence ATGAACGACCACGCCGCCCACCCCACCCCCGCCCCGCCGCTCGCGGTGCGCATGGCAGGCATTCGCAAGCGCTTCGGCCCGGTGCTGGCCAACGACGACGTCACGCTCGAAGTCGCGTCAGGAACCGTACATGCGCTCGTGGGCGAGAACGGCGCGGGCAAGAGCACGCTCATGTCGCTGCTCTATGGCCTGCATTCGCCCGACGCGGGAACGATCGAGGTCTTCGGCAAGCCTGCGCAGCTTCGCAGCACGCACGACGCGATCGCCATGGGCCTGGGGATGGTCCACCAGCACTTCATGCTGGTCGATTCGCTCACCGCGCTCGAGAACGTGATGCTGGGCGCCGAGCCGCACGCGCTGCTCGCGCGCGCCGAGCGCATGGTCCGGCCGCGCCTGCAGACGCTGATGGAATCCACGGGCCTGCGCGTGGACCTCGATGCGCGCGTGGGCGACCTGCCTGTCGGCGACCGCCAGCGCCTCGAGATCCTGAAGGTCCTCTTCCGCGGCGCGAAGGTGTTGATCCTCGACGAGCCCACCGCGGTGCTCACGCCCCAGGAGGCGCAGCACCTCTTCGGCGTGCTTTCCGCGCTGCGCTCCCAGGGCACGACGATCATCCTCATCACGCACAAGCTCGACGAAGTGATGCGGCTCGCCGATCGCGTCACCGTGATGCGCGGCGGGCGCGTCGTGCACGAATGCAGCATCGGCGATACCAGCCCCGCGCAGCTCGCCGAATCGATGGTGGGCCGCAAGGTGAACATCGGCCGGCCGGTCGCCCAGGGCGCGGTCCCCGGCGAAGTCGTGCTCGAGGCGAGCGGCCTGAAGGTCGTCGATGCCATGGGCGTCACGCGCCTGCATGGCCTCGACCTCGCGCTGCGCGCCGGGCAGATCGTCGGCGTGGCGGGTGTCTCGGGCAACGGCCAGAGCGAATTGCTCGAAGTGCTCTCGGGCCTGCGCGTCCCGCAGGCCGGCAGCGTGCGCCTCGCCGGCGAAACCTTCGCCCCCACGCGCTGGCTCACGCCCCGCACGGCACGCCGCCTGCACCTCGCGCACGTTCCCGAGGACCGGCACGCGCGCGCGATGGTGCTCGACTTCGCCGCGTGGGAGTCGGGAATCCTCGGCTACGAGGGATTGCTCTGCTACAGCGGCGGCGGGTTCCTGCGCCGGCGGCGCATGCGCGAAGACACGCGCGCGATGATGGAGCGCTTCGACGTGCGCCCGCGCGCGCCCGAGCTCGCCAGCGGGAACTTCTCCGGGGGCAACCAGCAGAAGCTCGTGCTCGCGCGCGAGCTGGGCCAGGCGCCCCGCGTGCTGATCGTGGGCCAGCCCACCCGCGGCGTGGACATCGGCGCGATCGAATTCATCCACGGCCAGCTGCGCCAGATGCGCGAGGCCGGCTGCGCCATCCTGCTCGTCTCGTCGGAGCTCGACGAGATCCTGGCCCTTGCCGACCGCGTGGTCGTGATGAATTCGGGGCGCATCACCGGCGAGCGCGCCGTCGAGGCGTGCACCGAAGCCGAGCTGGGCCTGCTCATGGCCCACACCGAAGCGCCGAAGGCCGAGGCCCTCGCATGA